A single window of Syngnathus acus chromosome 23, fSynAcu1.2, whole genome shotgun sequence DNA harbors:
- the ndufb2 gene encoding NADH dehydrogenase [ubiquinone] 1 beta subcomplex subunit 2, mitochondrial, whose translation MSSFGKMLGVLRGGTRLIRRAPQRIMTRKASGGPHIAPQYRQYPQLTKKQKFESELLSGAMWFWILWHCWHDPDAVLGHFPWPDASQWTDEELGIPADDEE comes from the exons ATGTCTTCCTTTGGGAAGATGTTGGGCGTCCTCCGGGGTGGTACTCGGCTCATTAGACGCGCCCCCCAAAGGATAATGACAAGAAA GGCGAGCGGTGGACCGCACATAGCACCGCAGTATAGGCAATATCCTCAACTCACCAAAAAGCAGAAATTCGAATCGGAGCTGCTCAGCGGCGCCATGTGGTTCTGGATCCTCTGGCACTGTTGGCACGACCCCGATGCAGTCCTG GGTCATTTCCCTTGGCCTGATGCTTCCCAATGGACCGATGAGGAGCTTGGAATTCCAGCTGATGACGAGGAATAA
- the kdm7aa gene encoding lysine-specific demethylase 7A isoform X1 gives MAATPLYCVCRQPYDVSRFMIECDICKDWFHGSCVHVEEHHAADIDVYHCPNCDVLHGPSLMKRRNNWHRHDYTEPNDGGRPVQAGTPVFVKELQSRTFPSCEEVVMRMRGQQVTPKYLERSGFRHPIAVTEMEGLGLKLPPPTFGVRDVEQYVGGDKVIDVIDVARQADTKMKLSQFIKYFTGPHRPKVLNLISLEFSDTKMSKLVEVPDVAQKMSWVENYWPDDSFFPKPFVQKYCLMGVKDSYTDFHIDFGGTSVWYHVLWGEKIFYLIRPTPANLALYEAWSSSPNQSEVFFGDKVDKCYKCVVSQGTTLLIPTGWIHAVLTSQDCMAFGGNFLHNLNIGMQLRCYEMERRLKTPDLFKFPYFEAICWYVAKNLLETLKELREDACPPPTYLTEGVKALICALKTWLKREVTQPNSEVPDNIKPHHLIKELTKEIRHLEEDPSNGGGAGVKPLKSQGSVCGGSNGCPSTRTTLERLCQARQARRAARRLQEQQQRQATRTSSNLDILERHTREVLRRLEVGPLEHDPAFCAKVRGKLNKASTASAAAAESLEENHLRLMLVNGRIIRDMRRPMACPIKTESADTAVNKSTDVKSERMNRWPHADAHKIIASVERVKTELREEASGHSSSSDDDSDSDAPTQRKVSPLSSSSDEDSEEEEQRQKGHTIELDPSRRKPLKRERPTSPSTEEAIQGMLSMAGLLCPAMPEKASSPPEPWWSSGPAEQRGPAPHQQGDASPMDSQGNSSEAWDNQGLTSPEHDYQYCDPDMSPPLHPSKRHAPNPPPISNQATKGKRPKKGMATAKQRLGKILKINRHSRVFV, from the exons ATGGCGGCGACCCCGCTGTACTGTGTCTGCCGGCAGCCTTACGACGTGAGCCGGTTTATGATCGAGTGCGACATCTGCAAGGACTGGTTCCACGGCAG ctGCGTGCACGTGGAGGAGCACCATGCTGCTGATATCGACGTTTACCACTGTCCCAACTGTGACGTCCTGCACGGACCCTCCCTGA TGAAAAGACGGAACAACTGGCACCGCCACGATTACACGGAGCCCAACGACGGAGGCAGGCCGGTGCAAGCCGGCACGCCCGTCTTTGTCAAGGAGCTGCAGAGCAGGACCTTCCCCAG CTGCGAGGAGGTGGTGATGCGCATGCGCGGCCAGCAGGTGACGCCCAAGTACCTGGAGCGCTCGGGCTTCCGCCACCCCATCGCCGTCACTGAGATGGAGGGCCTGGGCCTCAAGCTGCCGCCGCCCACCTTCGGTGTGCGAGACGTGGAGCAGTACGTGG GCGGCGACAAAGTGATCGACGTGATCGACGTGGCGCGGCAGGCCGACACCAAGATGAAGCTCAGCCAGTTCATCAAGTATTTCACCGGCCCGCACCGGCCCAAAGTGCTCAACCTCATCAGCCTGGAGTTCTCCGACACCAA GATGTCCAAGCTGGTGGAGGTGCCCGACGTCGCTCAGAAGATGTCCTGGGTGGAGAACTACTGGCCAGATGACTCGTTCTTCCCCAAGCCCTTTGTGCAGAAGTACTGCCTGATGGGCGTCAAGGACAGCTACACGGACTTCCACATCGACTTTGGCGGCACCTCCGTGTGGTACCACGTCCTCTGG GGCGAGAAGATCTTCTACCTGATCAGGCCCACGCCCGCCAACCTGGCGCTGTACGAGGCCTGGAGCTCCTCGCCCAATCAGAGCGAGGTCTTCTTCGGGGACAAAGTGGATAAGTGCTACAAGTGCGTGGTGTCGCAGGGAACCACGCTCCTCATCCCCACAG GCTGGATCCACGCTGTCCTGACGTCTCAGGATTGCATGGCGTTTGGCGGCAACTTCCTGCACAACCTCAACATTGGCATGCAGCTCAG GTGTTACGAAATGGAGCGTCGTCTGAAAACGCCGGACCTCTTCAAGTTTCCCTACTTTGAGGCCATCTGTTGGTATGTGGCCAAGAATCTTCTGGAAACGCTCAAAG AGCTCCGAGAAGACGCGTGTCCACCTCCGACGTACCTAACGGAGGGCGTGAAGGCCTTAATCTGTGCACTCAAGACCTGGTTGAAGAGAGAG GTGACTCAGCCCAACAGCGAGGTCCCCGACAACATCAAGCCGCATCATCTCATCAAGGAGCTCACCAAGGAAATCCGACACCTGGAG GAGGATCCGAGCAACGGGGGAGGCGCGGGCGTCAAGCCGCTCAAATCTCAGGGAAGCGTCTGCGGAGGATCCAACGGCTGCCCGTCCACTCGCACCACCCTGGAGCGTCTGTGCCAAGCGCGGCAAGCCAGGCGCGCCGCCCGCCGCctgcaggagcagcagcagcggcaggcGACCCGGACGTCCTCCAACCTGGACATCCTGGAGAGACACACCAGGGAGGTGCTGAGGAGGCTGGAGGTGGGCCCCCTGGAGCAT GATCCGGCGTTCTGCGCCAAAGTTCGTGGGAAGCTCAACAAGGCCTCGACGGCttcggccgccgccgccgagtcCCTGGAGGAGAACCACCTCAGACTCATGCTGGTCAACGGCAGGATCATTCG GGATATGAGGCGGCCGATGGCGTGCCCGATCAAAACGGAGTCCGCCGACACCGCCGTCAACAAGAGCACCGACGTCAAGTCAGAGCGGATGAATCGATGGCCGCACGCCGACGCTCACAAAATCATTG CGAGTGTGGAGAGAGTGAAGACCGAACTCAGGGAAGAAGCATCGGGACACTCGTCATCGTCAGACGACGATTCGGACAGCGATGCCCCCACGCAG CGCAAAGTGTCTCCGCTCTCGTCCTCTTCCGACGAGGAttctgaggaagaggagcaaaggcagaAAGGACACACCATCGAGCTGGACCCGTCTCGCCGGAAGCCACTCAAACG AGAACGCCCTACCTCACCCAGCACGGAAGAAGCCATTCAGGGGATGTTGTCCATGGCCGGCCTGCTGTGCCCCGCCATGCCGGAGAAGGCGTCGTCGCCTCCAGAGCCCTGGTGGTCCTCCGGTCCTGCGGAGCAGCGGGGCCCGGCGCCCCACCAGCAGGGGGACGCCAGTCCCATGGACAGCCAAGGCAACAGCAGCGAGGCCTGGGACAATCAGGGCCTGACCAGCCCGGAGCACGACTACCAGTACTGTGACCCCGACATGTCGCCGCCCCTGCACCCCTCCAAGAGACACGCCCCCAACCCCCCGCCCATCAGCAATCAAGCCACAAAAG gcAAGCGTCCCAAAAAAGGCATGGCCACCGCCAAGCAGAGACTGGGCAAGATTTTGAAAATTAACAGACACAGTCGTGTTTTTGTCTga
- the kdm7aa gene encoding lysine-specific demethylase 7A isoform X2, translated as MAATPLYCVCRQPYDVSRFMIECDICKDWFHGSCVHVEEHHAADIDVYHCPNCDVLHGPSLMKRRNNWHRHDYTEPNDGGRPVQAGTPVFVKELQSRTFPSCEEVVMRMRGQQVTPKYLERSGFRHPIAVTEMEGLGLKLPPPTFGVRDVEQYVGGDKVIDVIDVARQADTKMKLSQFIKYFTGPHRPKVLNLISLEFSDTKMSKLVEVPDVAQKMSWVENYWPDDSFFPKPFVQKYCLMGVKDSYTDFHIDFGGTSVWYHVLWGEKIFYLIRPTPANLALYEAWSSSPNQSEVFFGDKVDKCYKCVVSQGTTLLIPTGWIHAVLTSQDCMAFGGNFLHNLNIGMQLRCYEMERRLKTPDLFKFPYFEAICWYVAKNLLETLKELREDACPPPTYLTEGVKALICALKTWLKREVTQPNSEVPDNIKPHHLIKELTKEIRHLEEDPSNGGGAGVKPLKSQGSVCGGSNGCPSTRTTLERLCQARQARRAARRLQEQQQRQATRTSSNLDILERHTREVLRRLEDPAFCAKVRGKLNKASTASAAAAESLEENHLRLMLVNGRIIRDMRRPMACPIKTESADTAVNKSTDVKSERMNRWPHADAHKIIASVERVKTELREEASGHSSSSDDDSDSDAPTQRKVSPLSSSSDEDSEEEEQRQKGHTIELDPSRRKPLKRERPTSPSTEEAIQGMLSMAGLLCPAMPEKASSPPEPWWSSGPAEQRGPAPHQQGDASPMDSQGNSSEAWDNQGLTSPEHDYQYCDPDMSPPLHPSKRHAPNPPPISNQATKGKRPKKGMATAKQRLGKILKINRHSRVFV; from the exons ATGGCGGCGACCCCGCTGTACTGTGTCTGCCGGCAGCCTTACGACGTGAGCCGGTTTATGATCGAGTGCGACATCTGCAAGGACTGGTTCCACGGCAG ctGCGTGCACGTGGAGGAGCACCATGCTGCTGATATCGACGTTTACCACTGTCCCAACTGTGACGTCCTGCACGGACCCTCCCTGA TGAAAAGACGGAACAACTGGCACCGCCACGATTACACGGAGCCCAACGACGGAGGCAGGCCGGTGCAAGCCGGCACGCCCGTCTTTGTCAAGGAGCTGCAGAGCAGGACCTTCCCCAG CTGCGAGGAGGTGGTGATGCGCATGCGCGGCCAGCAGGTGACGCCCAAGTACCTGGAGCGCTCGGGCTTCCGCCACCCCATCGCCGTCACTGAGATGGAGGGCCTGGGCCTCAAGCTGCCGCCGCCCACCTTCGGTGTGCGAGACGTGGAGCAGTACGTGG GCGGCGACAAAGTGATCGACGTGATCGACGTGGCGCGGCAGGCCGACACCAAGATGAAGCTCAGCCAGTTCATCAAGTATTTCACCGGCCCGCACCGGCCCAAAGTGCTCAACCTCATCAGCCTGGAGTTCTCCGACACCAA GATGTCCAAGCTGGTGGAGGTGCCCGACGTCGCTCAGAAGATGTCCTGGGTGGAGAACTACTGGCCAGATGACTCGTTCTTCCCCAAGCCCTTTGTGCAGAAGTACTGCCTGATGGGCGTCAAGGACAGCTACACGGACTTCCACATCGACTTTGGCGGCACCTCCGTGTGGTACCACGTCCTCTGG GGCGAGAAGATCTTCTACCTGATCAGGCCCACGCCCGCCAACCTGGCGCTGTACGAGGCCTGGAGCTCCTCGCCCAATCAGAGCGAGGTCTTCTTCGGGGACAAAGTGGATAAGTGCTACAAGTGCGTGGTGTCGCAGGGAACCACGCTCCTCATCCCCACAG GCTGGATCCACGCTGTCCTGACGTCTCAGGATTGCATGGCGTTTGGCGGCAACTTCCTGCACAACCTCAACATTGGCATGCAGCTCAG GTGTTACGAAATGGAGCGTCGTCTGAAAACGCCGGACCTCTTCAAGTTTCCCTACTTTGAGGCCATCTGTTGGTATGTGGCCAAGAATCTTCTGGAAACGCTCAAAG AGCTCCGAGAAGACGCGTGTCCACCTCCGACGTACCTAACGGAGGGCGTGAAGGCCTTAATCTGTGCACTCAAGACCTGGTTGAAGAGAGAG GTGACTCAGCCCAACAGCGAGGTCCCCGACAACATCAAGCCGCATCATCTCATCAAGGAGCTCACCAAGGAAATCCGACACCTGGAG GAGGATCCGAGCAACGGGGGAGGCGCGGGCGTCAAGCCGCTCAAATCTCAGGGAAGCGTCTGCGGAGGATCCAACGGCTGCCCGTCCACTCGCACCACCCTGGAGCGTCTGTGCCAAGCGCGGCAAGCCAGGCGCGCCGCCCGCCGCctgcaggagcagcagcagcggcaggcGACCCGGACGTCCTCCAACCTGGACATCCTGGAGAGACACACCAGGGAGGTGCTGAGGAGGCTGGAG GATCCGGCGTTCTGCGCCAAAGTTCGTGGGAAGCTCAACAAGGCCTCGACGGCttcggccgccgccgccgagtcCCTGGAGGAGAACCACCTCAGACTCATGCTGGTCAACGGCAGGATCATTCG GGATATGAGGCGGCCGATGGCGTGCCCGATCAAAACGGAGTCCGCCGACACCGCCGTCAACAAGAGCACCGACGTCAAGTCAGAGCGGATGAATCGATGGCCGCACGCCGACGCTCACAAAATCATTG CGAGTGTGGAGAGAGTGAAGACCGAACTCAGGGAAGAAGCATCGGGACACTCGTCATCGTCAGACGACGATTCGGACAGCGATGCCCCCACGCAG CGCAAAGTGTCTCCGCTCTCGTCCTCTTCCGACGAGGAttctgaggaagaggagcaaaggcagaAAGGACACACCATCGAGCTGGACCCGTCTCGCCGGAAGCCACTCAAACG AGAACGCCCTACCTCACCCAGCACGGAAGAAGCCATTCAGGGGATGTTGTCCATGGCCGGCCTGCTGTGCCCCGCCATGCCGGAGAAGGCGTCGTCGCCTCCAGAGCCCTGGTGGTCCTCCGGTCCTGCGGAGCAGCGGGGCCCGGCGCCCCACCAGCAGGGGGACGCCAGTCCCATGGACAGCCAAGGCAACAGCAGCGAGGCCTGGGACAATCAGGGCCTGACCAGCCCGGAGCACGACTACCAGTACTGTGACCCCGACATGTCGCCGCCCCTGCACCCCTCCAAGAGACACGCCCCCAACCCCCCGCCCATCAGCAATCAAGCCACAAAAG gcAAGCGTCCCAAAAAAGGCATGGCCACCGCCAAGCAGAGACTGGGCAAGATTTTGAAAATTAACAGACACAGTCGTGTTTTTGTCTga